One window of the Candidatus Chryseobacterium colombiense genome contains the following:
- a CDS encoding TonB-dependent receptor — protein MVSKNLIISKVWIPPVAAFFLGIAHVNGQEIKKDTLHEKEIDEVVVVAYGKAKKTSYTGSVATISSEKINNRPVTNITKALEGQVPGLQAVSSSGQPGSTASIRIRGIGSVSASSNPLFVVDGIPFDGNINSISPNDIESISVLKDATASSLYGSRGANGVIIVTTKSGKKGEARVNFNISQGFSSRAVKDYEQVTTDQYYQLYWEALRNGYKSSQVSSQQAAQMATDNLVNALGINPYGTNYAKPVGTDGKLLPGATALWNDNWKDILQRTASRNQVDLDFSGGNEKSNYFFSLGYLDDKGIAIESGFKKYSTRLKINSEVKKWLNVGANLAYTNSLQEAPPSSDSRTDNVINAARVIPSFYPYYERNADGSYKLDSSGNYIYDFGKYRPTSALQNENAAATLPLDKNENREDNFSGKGFAEFTFLPELKFKSSFSVDLVNYNGHYYTNPLLGEGTEIGGSVTKTNSRTLSYTTSNILTYDKKFGQHHINILGGQEFYHYEYQTISGSRSQFSLPYYYEPDAAALLGSFSGNSDKLGLLSFLGKAEYDFQNKYFVSGSVRADGSSRFSPENRWGTFWSVGGSWKASNEDFIKNLNVFNQLTLRASYGGQGNDKLSTYYAYQSLYAFYNNLGEGGTVASKLPTPDLKWETNLNLNAGIEFSILHNRIKGNVEYFQRKSKDLLFGMPLAPSLGFSEYQANIGELKNTGFEFSLFTTPIKTKDFEWNVDVNLSTLKNEITKLPKGSIVSGTKLLQVGGSVYDFFIPEWVGVDPANGNPLWKTITTDANGNTVEGTTSEYAKATKTLQGSSLPKVMGGVTTSLAYKNFDFSTLVTFSIGGKILDTDYTMLMHNGSSAGRAWSAEMLNRWTPENPYTDVPALSTTTNNWTSTSSRFLYSGTYARVKNVSLGYTLPSDYFEKIGLKKFRVYVQAENLLTFYKHKGMDPEQTLDGTTYYRYPAMRTITFGVQATL, from the coding sequence ATGGTTAGCAAAAATTTAATTATTTCTAAAGTTTGGATTCCACCTGTAGCAGCATTCTTTTTGGGAATTGCTCATGTGAACGGACAGGAAATAAAAAAAGATACTCTTCATGAAAAAGAGATCGATGAAGTGGTTGTTGTAGCGTATGGAAAAGCTAAAAAAACAAGCTATACAGGTTCAGTAGCAACGATTTCAAGTGAGAAAATTAATAACAGGCCTGTTACCAATATCACGAAAGCATTGGAAGGGCAGGTTCCCGGACTTCAGGCGGTAAGTTCTTCGGGACAGCCGGGTTCAACGGCGTCCATCAGAATTCGTGGAATTGGTTCTGTCAGTGCATCGAGTAACCCTTTATTCGTAGTAGACGGAATTCCTTTTGACGGAAATATTAACTCGATCAGTCCCAATGATATCGAATCAATCAGTGTACTGAAAGATGCTACGGCAAGTTCGTTATATGGTTCCAGAGGGGCAAATGGTGTGATCATCGTGACTACAAAATCCGGTAAAAAAGGCGAAGCCAGAGTAAACTTTAATATAAGCCAGGGTTTCTCAAGCAGAGCAGTAAAGGATTATGAGCAGGTGACGACCGATCAGTACTATCAATTGTATTGGGAGGCATTGAGAAACGGATACAAATCCAGCCAGGTTTCTTCTCAGCAGGCTGCACAAATGGCAACCGATAACTTGGTAAATGCTTTAGGAATCAATCCTTACGGTACAAATTATGCAAAACCGGTGGGAACTGATGGAAAGCTTTTGCCGGGAGCAACCGCTTTATGGAATGACAACTGGAAAGATATTTTGCAGAGAACAGCTTCCAGGAATCAGGTAGATCTTGATTTCAGCGGGGGAAATGAGAAAAGCAACTATTTCTTCTCTTTGGGGTATCTTGATGATAAGGGAATTGCCATTGAATCAGGTTTCAAAAAATATAGCACAAGGTTAAAGATTAATTCCGAAGTTAAAAAATGGCTGAACGTAGGAGCGAATTTAGCATATACAAACAGTCTTCAGGAAGCGCCGCCTTCATCTGATTCACGAACGGATAATGTGATCAATGCAGCGAGAGTGATTCCGTCTTTCTATCCTTACTATGAAAGAAATGCAGATGGAAGCTATAAGCTGGATTCCAGCGGAAATTATATTTATGATTTCGGAAAATACAGACCTACAAGTGCTTTGCAAAATGAAAATGCGGCGGCAACTTTACCTTTAGACAAAAACGAAAACAGAGAAGATAATTTCTCAGGAAAAGGTTTTGCGGAATTTACTTTCCTGCCGGAATTGAAATTTAAATCCAGCTTTTCGGTGGATCTGGTTAATTATAACGGTCATTATTATACCAATCCTTTATTGGGAGAAGGTACGGAGATTGGAGGTTCTGTGACAAAAACCAATTCCAGAACACTGTCTTATACCACCAGTAATATTTTAACCTACGATAAAAAATTCGGACAGCATCATATTAATATTTTAGGTGGCCAGGAATTTTACCATTACGAATATCAGACGATTTCCGGAAGCAGAAGTCAGTTTTCTTTACCGTATTATTACGAACCTGATGCAGCGGCTTTACTGGGAAGTTTCTCGGGAAATAGTGACAAATTGGGACTGTTAAGTTTCTTAGGAAAAGCGGAGTATGACTTTCAGAATAAATATTTTGTTTCCGGATCTGTAAGAGCCGATGGTTCTTCAAGATTCTCACCGGAAAACAGATGGGGAACATTCTGGTCAGTAGGAGGTTCATGGAAAGCGTCGAATGAAGATTTTATTAAAAATTTAAATGTCTTTAATCAGCTGACCCTTCGTGCAAGTTATGGAGGTCAGGGAAATGATAAACTGAGTACCTATTATGCTTACCAGAGTTTGTATGCTTTTTACAATAATTTAGGTGAGGGGGGAACGGTAGCGAGCAAATTGCCGACTCCGGATCTGAAATGGGAAACCAACCTGAATTTAAATGCGGGTATTGAATTTTCTATTTTACATAACAGGATTAAAGGTAACGTAGAATACTTTCAAAGAAAAAGTAAAGACCTTCTCTTTGGAATGCCTTTAGCACCTTCATTGGGCTTCAGCGAATATCAGGCGAATATTGGTGAATTAAAAAATACAGGCTTCGAATTTTCATTATTTACCACACCCATTAAAACAAAAGATTTTGAATGGAATGTTGATGTGAATTTAAGTACCTTAAAAAATGAAATCACTAAACTTCCGAAAGGTTCAATTGTAAGTGGTACGAAGTTGTTGCAGGTCGGAGGTTCAGTATATGATTTTTTCATTCCTGAATGGGTGGGAGTAGATCCTGCCAATGGAAACCCGCTGTGGAAAACAATTACAACAGATGCTAACGGAAATACAGTAGAAGGAACCACTTCAGAGTATGCAAAAGCAACAAAAACATTGCAGGGGTCGTCACTTCCAAAAGTAATGGGAGGAGTGACAACAAGCCTGGCTTACAAAAACTTTGATTTCTCAACGTTGGTAACATTCAGTATTGGCGGGAAAATTTTAGATACGGATTATACAATGCTGATGCATAACGGTAGTTCCGCAGGAAGAGCATGGAGTGCAGAGATGCTGAACAGATGGACGCCTGAAAATCCATATACGGATGTTCCGGCTTTAAGTACAACAACCAATAACTGGACTTCAACCTCATCAAGATTTTTATATTCAGGGACGTATGCGAGAGTGAAAAATGTAAGCTTAGGCTACACATTGCCGTCTGATTATTTTGAAAAAATAGGATTGAAAAAATTCAGAGTTTATGTTCAGGCAGAAAACCTTTTAACTTTCTACAAGCATAAAGGAATGGATCCTGAGCAAACCTTAGACGGAACGACGTATTACAGGTATCCTGCAATGAGAACGATTACTTTCGGTGTGCAGGCAACTCTTTAA
- a CDS encoding RagB/SusD family nutrient uptake outer membrane protein: MKKLKYISFALITVLFLVSCESDLETAPTNQANEEEIFKTAESAETVINGTWAKFNDDGTTYSNIGYSTVLRTSDAMGSDVAVLTNKYGFPGAYAFTDLVNNTGSRPLFIWSLLYSTINNMNNVLARIDGVEGSQDKKNQVKGQAKALRAFCYLNLASFYQFSYLKDKTALTAPIYTEPTTTSSVGKKKASLEEIYTLIKSDLTDADQLLQNYSRNNKDKIDRSVVNGLLARAYLNTGDWAKAVASAKIARNGYALMTAEKYKDGFNDISNGEWIWGHGQTQEQSGESYAFHFLDVSSSGSYYYSFMADPYFKDLFDTNDIRYSLFSWDGNPGREGLLRYAKFKFKANLIADIVYMRAAEMYLIEAEAEARNGNVTNAVTVLNQLKSARNANQYSGSLAQSEVIKEILIERRKELFGEGFSLSDIIRTQGTVVRKPYTNTSGQAIQVQITTPDGVVKTVNGRGHTIFAFPDQSPFVANSRYYLFSIPQKEIENNPNL, from the coding sequence ATGAAAAAATTAAAATATATATCTTTTGCACTAATCACTGTATTGTTTTTAGTCAGCTGTGAAAGTGATCTGGAAACGGCTCCTACCAATCAGGCGAATGAAGAGGAGATTTTCAAAACGGCAGAAAGTGCGGAAACCGTCATTAACGGAACCTGGGCGAAATTCAATGATGATGGAACAACGTATTCTAATATAGGATATTCAACAGTCTTGAGAACAAGCGATGCCATGGGAAGTGATGTGGCGGTTTTAACCAATAAATATGGTTTTCCGGGAGCCTATGCTTTTACAGATTTGGTGAATAATACGGGAAGCAGGCCTCTTTTTATCTGGAGCTTGCTGTATTCCACCATCAACAATATGAATAATGTCTTGGCAAGGATTGACGGAGTAGAAGGAAGTCAGGATAAAAAAAATCAGGTGAAAGGTCAGGCTAAAGCATTGAGGGCATTTTGTTACTTAAATCTGGCAAGCTTTTATCAATTCAGCTATCTGAAAGATAAAACGGCTTTAACAGCTCCAATCTATACCGAACCTACAACTACAAGTTCGGTCGGAAAGAAAAAAGCCAGCTTGGAAGAAATATATACTCTGATTAAAAGTGATCTTACGGATGCTGATCAGCTGCTTCAAAATTATTCAAGAAACAACAAGGATAAAATTGACAGGTCAGTGGTAAACGGTTTGTTGGCAAGAGCTTATTTAAATACGGGAGACTGGGCAAAAGCAGTGGCTTCTGCAAAAATCGCTAGAAATGGATATGCTTTGATGACGGCGGAAAAATATAAAGACGGGTTCAATGACATCAGCAATGGAGAATGGATTTGGGGGCACGGTCAGACACAGGAACAGTCGGGAGAAAGCTACGCGTTTCACTTTTTAGATGTTTCGTCTTCGGGAAGCTATTATTACAGCTTTATGGCAGATCCTTACTTTAAAGATTTATTTGATACCAATGATATCCGTTATTCACTGTTTTCATGGGATGGAAACCCGGGAAGAGAAGGATTGTTGAGATATGCTAAATTTAAATTTAAAGCCAATTTAATTGCTGATATCGTGTATATGAGAGCGGCAGAAATGTATTTGATTGAAGCTGAAGCTGAAGCAAGAAACGGAAACGTTACAAATGCTGTAACAGTTTTAAATCAACTAAAATCTGCAAGAAATGCCAATCAATATTCTGGTTCTTTAGCGCAAAGCGAGGTGATCAAAGAAATATTGATTGAAAGAAGAAAAGAACTGTTTGGAGAAGGATTTTCATTATCAGACATCATAAGAACACAGGGAACAGTGGTAAGAAAGCCTTATACCAATACAAGTGGACAGGCGATTCAGGTGCAGATTACTACACCGGATGGTGTGGTGAAAACGGTAAATGGAAGAGGACATACCATCTTTGCATTCCCGGATCAGTCTCCTTTTGTAGCCAACAGCAGATATTATTTATTCTCGATTCCACAAAAAGAGATTGAGAATAATCCGAACTTATAG
- a CDS encoding transcriptional repressor: MKTHIEDKLINKNTKPTSMRILVYDFLSSQEAALSLSEIENHFDHADRTTIYRTLKTFEEKGIVHSIQENTTTKYKLCHDGCDETTHKDWHLHFYCKICKQTTCKEDISFPENVQTNFRIDEIRLFAKGICETCLESLQ, encoded by the coding sequence ATGAAAACGCACATCGAAGATAAATTGATTAATAAAAACACCAAACCTACAAGTATGAGGATTTTGGTGTATGACTTTTTAAGTTCTCAGGAGGCTGCCTTATCATTATCTGAAATCGAAAACCATTTTGATCATGCAGACCGTACAACTATTTACAGAACATTAAAAACCTTTGAAGAAAAAGGAATCGTTCACAGCATTCAGGAAAATACAACAACAAAATACAAGCTTTGTCATGACGGTTGCGATGAAACCACCCATAAAGACTGGCATCTGCATTTCTACTGCAAGATCTGCAAACAGACCACCTGTAAAGAAGATATATCGTTCCCTGAAAATGTTCAGACGAATTTCAGAATAGATGAAATAAGACTTTTTGCCAAAGGAATTTGTGAAACTTGTCTCGAAAGTTTGCAATAG
- a CDS encoding heavy metal translocating P-type ATPase, translated as MEECCSTKPKKEHNHNHEGHDHDHSHDTGDQSVFQMFLPAIISFLLMLIGISLDHYIKPDWFIGWIRLVWYLVAYIPVGLPVLKEAFESITKGDVFSEFFLMGIATIGAFAIGEYPEGVAVMLFYSVGEVFQAMAVTRAKTNIKSLLDQRPDEVTVLKDGKPETVKAEKVNIGDIIQLKSGEKLGLDGELLSETASFNTAALTGESKPDTKTKGETVLAGMINLNTVSQVKVTTAYKDSKLSKILELVQNATAQKAPTELFIRKFAKVYTPIVVFLAIGITLLPYLFVSHYEFRDWLYRALVFLVISCPCALVISIPLGYFGGIGAGSRNGILFKGSNFLDVLANIQNVVMDKTGTMTEGVFKVQEVDFNNEFNKDEILKFVNALESKSSHPVATAIHEYVGEIDHSILLEEVEEIPGHGLKAMINGKELLVGNFKLMDKFNINYNVTPENIVYTLIAVAYDKKFVGYLTIADSIKADAQLTIDKLKALNVATTMLSGDKPSVVKYVADTLGIQNAYGDLLPEDKVNKVKEIKAKNQTVAFVGDGVNDAPVVALSDVGIAMGGLGSDATIETADVVIQDDKPSKIPMAINIGKQTKKIVWQNIILAFAVKAIVLALGAGGLATMWEAVFADVGVALLAILNAVRIQRMKF; from the coding sequence ATGGAAGAATGCTGTAGCACAAAACCGAAAAAAGAGCATAATCATAATCATGAAGGACACGATCACGACCATTCTCATGATACGGGAGACCAGTCTGTATTTCAGATGTTTCTGCCGGCGATCATCTCTTTTCTATTAATGTTAATAGGAATCTCTTTAGATCATTATATAAAACCTGATTGGTTTATTGGCTGGATCCGCCTGGTTTGGTATCTTGTTGCTTACATTCCGGTGGGATTGCCTGTTTTAAAAGAAGCTTTTGAAAGCATCACAAAAGGGGATGTTTTCTCTGAGTTTTTCCTCATGGGAATTGCGACCATCGGAGCTTTTGCGATCGGCGAATATCCCGAAGGCGTAGCGGTAATGCTGTTTTATTCCGTGGGGGAAGTTTTCCAGGCAATGGCGGTTACCAGAGCTAAGACCAATATTAAATCCTTACTCGATCAGCGTCCCGATGAAGTAACTGTTTTAAAAGACGGTAAACCTGAAACGGTAAAAGCTGAAAAAGTAAATATTGGTGATATTATTCAGTTGAAATCAGGTGAAAAACTAGGATTGGATGGAGAGTTATTATCCGAAACAGCTTCATTTAATACTGCTGCATTAACAGGCGAAAGTAAACCGGATACCAAGACAAAAGGAGAAACTGTTTTAGCAGGAATGATTAATCTGAATACTGTAAGTCAGGTAAAAGTCACTACAGCTTATAAAGACAGTAAATTGAGCAAGATTTTAGAGTTGGTGCAAAACGCAACGGCTCAAAAAGCTCCGACCGAATTATTCATCAGAAAATTTGCTAAAGTATATACCCCTATTGTTGTATTTCTAGCCATCGGAATTACTTTATTGCCTTACCTTTTTGTATCCCATTATGAGTTCAGAGATTGGTTGTACAGAGCATTGGTGTTTCTGGTAATATCATGTCCGTGTGCTTTGGTTATTTCAATTCCGTTGGGATATTTCGGAGGAATAGGAGCGGGAAGCCGGAATGGGATCTTATTCAAAGGAAGTAACTTTTTGGATGTTTTAGCCAATATTCAGAATGTGGTGATGGATAAGACAGGAACGATGACGGAAGGGGTTTTTAAAGTTCAGGAAGTTGATTTCAATAATGAATTTAATAAAGATGAAATTTTAAAATTCGTCAATGCTTTGGAAAGTAAAAGTTCACATCCCGTTGCTACTGCAATTCATGAATATGTAGGAGAAATTGATCACTCCATTCTATTGGAAGAGGTCGAAGAAATTCCCGGACATGGTTTAAAAGCAATGATCAACGGAAAAGAATTGCTTGTAGGTAATTTCAAATTAATGGATAAGTTCAACATCAATTATAATGTTACTCCAGAGAATATTGTCTATACTTTAATTGCTGTGGCTTATGATAAAAAGTTTGTCGGCTATTTAACGATTGCAGATTCTATTAAAGCTGATGCTCAATTGACCATTGATAAATTAAAAGCATTAAACGTAGCAACGACAATGCTGAGCGGAGATAAACCATCTGTTGTAAAGTATGTTGCTGATACATTAGGTATTCAGAATGCTTATGGAGATCTGCTTCCTGAAGACAAAGTCAATAAAGTCAAAGAAATTAAAGCAAAAAACCAGACGGTAGCTTTTGTAGGAGACGGAGTGAATGATGCGCCTGTAGTTGCTTTAAGCGATGTCGGTATTGCGATGGGCGGTTTGGGAAGTGATGCTACCATTGAAACAGCTGATGTCGTAATTCAGGATGATAAGCCAAGTAAAATTCCGATGGCGATTAATATAGGAAAACAAACTAAAAAGATAGTCTGGCAGAATATTATCCTGGCGTTTGCAGTTAAAGCAATTGTTCTTGCTTTAGGAGCGGGAGGCTTGGCTACGATGTGGGAAGCAGTTTTTGCGGATGTAGGAGTTGCGTTGCTTGCGATTTTAAACGCGGTAAGAATTCAGCGAATGAAATTTTAA
- a CDS encoding YHS domain-containing protein, with the protein MKSKIILTAFLSVSLMACAQETPKVKHKKANTSTKSNTKKIKFANAEDPICHMPTEVDMKDTAVYKNKTYGFCSSLCRDEFKKNPEKYAQK; encoded by the coding sequence ATGAAATCAAAAATTATTTTAACGGCATTCTTATCTGTTTCATTAATGGCCTGTGCTCAAGAAACTCCTAAAGTAAAGCATAAAAAAGCCAATACTTCTACAAAATCAAATACAAAAAAAATAAAATTTGCTAACGCTGAAGATCCTATCTGTCACATGCCTACAGAAGTGGATATGAAAGATACGGCAGTGTATAAAAATAAAACGTACGGTTTTTGCAGTTCATTATGCAGAGACGAATTCAAGAAAAATCCTGAGAAGTATGCCCAAAAATAA
- a CDS encoding SCO family protein — MPKNKKPNNTKSKVIIPIAVIALLFLGIGVGMGYFKKNLYTVMKVPDFQLTDQNNKKITNKDMLGKVYLVEFFFSRCPTICPVMNTNMRAIEDEINNPDFGIISISIDPENDTPQLLKEHAKRIGAKSPNWHFLTGNRDYIGKLADQFNIYVGDKEDEGESLNHSGMMALVDKDGNIRCRYNKENMPILYYSGLNYEDPEGKTPKLIGKYHPDREILIEDIKKLLK, encoded by the coding sequence ATGCCCAAAAATAAAAAGCCTAACAATACAAAAAGTAAAGTAATTATTCCGATTGCGGTTATTGCGTTGCTTTTTCTGGGGATCGGTGTAGGAATGGGATACTTTAAGAAAAATCTTTATACCGTAATGAAGGTTCCTGATTTTCAGCTGACGGATCAGAACAATAAAAAAATCACCAACAAAGATATGCTTGGAAAAGTGTATCTGGTAGAGTTTTTCTTCAGCAGATGCCCTACAATATGCCCGGTGATGAATACGAATATGAGAGCAATTGAAGATGAAATCAACAATCCTGATTTCGGAATTATTTCAATAAGCATAGATCCCGAAAACGATACGCCTCAATTACTGAAAGAACATGCCAAAAGAATTGGAGCAAAATCTCCAAACTGGCATTTCCTGACAGGAAACAGAGATTATATCGGAAAATTGGCAGATCAGTTCAATATTTATGTCGGCGACAAAGAAGATGAGGGCGAAAGTCTTAACCATAGCGGAATGATGGCCCTTGTTGATAAAGACGGAAATATACGTTGCAGATACAACAAAGAAAATATGCCGATTCTTTACTATTCAGGACTGAATTATGAAGATCCGGAAGGGAAAACTCCGAAACTGATAGGGAAGTACCATCCGGATCGGGAAATATTAATTGAAGATATCAAAAAATTACTAAAATAA
- a CDS encoding superoxide dismutase: protein MKILKLAALSAVFAAQFAFAQFKQTPLPYAYNALEGSIDAQTMEIHYSKHAAAYVANLNKAIAGTPQEKQTLFQIMSNASKLPAVVRNNAGGHYNHELFWTVLTPEKNTQPSAKLVKGINEAFGSMDAFKEKMAKAGADRFGSGWAWLAVDKNGKLFVSSTPNQDNPLMDVVEERGTPIFGIDVWEHAYYLKYQNKRADYLAAIWNVTNWKEISRRYEEAISKK, encoded by the coding sequence ATGAAGATTTTAAAACTAGCTGCCCTAAGTGCAGTTTTCGCGGCGCAGTTCGCTTTTGCGCAGTTCAAACAGACGCCATTGCCGTATGCATACAACGCATTGGAAGGAAGTATCGATGCCCAGACTATGGAAATTCACTATTCAAAACATGCGGCTGCGTATGTAGCGAATTTGAATAAAGCAATTGCAGGAACGCCACAGGAAAAACAGACCCTGTTCCAGATCATGTCGAATGCTTCAAAACTGCCTGCTGTGGTAAGAAATAATGCAGGAGGTCACTACAATCACGAATTGTTCTGGACGGTTTTGACACCTGAAAAAAATACCCAGCCTTCTGCAAAGCTGGTAAAAGGAATCAACGAAGCTTTCGGAAGCATGGATGCTTTTAAAGAAAAAATGGCTAAAGCCGGTGCAGACCGTTTCGGTTCAGGATGGGCTTGGTTGGCAGTCGATAAAAACGGGAAATTATTCGTTTCCTCAACGCCAAATCAGGACAATCCTCTGATGGATGTTGTAGAGGAAAGAGGAACCCCTATTTTCGGGATTGATGTTTGGGAACATGCTTATTATCTGAAATATCAGAATAAAAGAGCTGATTATTTAGCTGCGATCTGGAATGTAACCAACTGGAAGGAAATCAGCAGAAGATACGAAGAAGCGATCAGCAAAAAATAA
- a CDS encoding cytochrome c peroxidase produces the protein MIKIFHTGLLFLFFLNLVSCSDEVMEPLGKDEVYGLSLPSYFPEMTFDTSGNPVTKNGVELGRKLFYEGRLSRNNTISCGFCHIQENAFTHHGHTVSHGIDDRIGIRNAPPIQNMAFLKRYMWDGVIHNLNEQPIIPITNEDEMDSSMPEVVSKLSSDSKYKKLFRAAYGDENITGERVLKALSQFMATMISADSKYDRVKQGKVSFSSDEAQGMELFKQNCASCHSGELFTDESFRNTGMYYNTQFKDAGRYRVTLDQNDWMKFRVPSLRNVEYTAPYMHDGRFYTLEAVLNFYSDNVEDNANLDSQLKQNGHLGIAMTSQEKQLIIVFLKTLSDKNFITNPKFAE, from the coding sequence ATGATTAAAATATTTCATACCGGTCTGTTGTTCTTATTCTTTCTAAATCTTGTCTCCTGTTCTGATGAAGTGATGGAACCTTTGGGAAAAGATGAGGTTTATGGTCTTTCACTCCCGTCGTACTTTCCGGAAATGACTTTTGATACCTCAGGAAACCCGGTGACAAAAAATGGAGTGGAGTTGGGAAGAAAATTATTTTATGAAGGACGACTTTCGCGGAATAATACGATTTCATGCGGTTTCTGTCATATTCAGGAAAATGCGTTTACCCATCACGGTCATACAGTAAGCCACGGAATAGACGACAGGATAGGAATCCGAAATGCACCACCCATTCAGAATATGGCTTTTTTAAAAAGATATATGTGGGATGGCGTGATCCATAACCTCAATGAACAGCCTATCATCCCAATTACCAATGAAGATGAAATGGATAGCTCGATGCCGGAAGTTGTTTCTAAATTAAGCTCAGATAGTAAGTATAAGAAACTGTTCAGAGCGGCCTACGGAGATGAAAATATTACTGGAGAAAGAGTGCTCAAAGCTTTATCTCAATTTATGGCAACCATGATTTCTGCGGATTCTAAATATGACAGGGTAAAACAGGGAAAAGTAAGTTTCTCTTCAGACGAAGCACAGGGCATGGAATTGTTTAAGCAGAACTGTGCTTCCTGTCATAGCGGAGAATTATTTACCGATGAAAGTTTCAGGAATACAGGAATGTACTACAATACCCAGTTTAAAGATGCAGGACGTTATCGGGTGACACTGGATCAAAACGACTGGATGAAATTCCGGGTGCCAAGTTTACGGAATGTGGAATATACAGCACCTTATATGCATGACGGAAGATTTTACACGTTAGAAGCAGTGCTTAATTTCTATTCGGATAATGTGGAAGATAATGCTAATCTTGATTCGCAACTGAAACAAAACGGGCATCTCGGAATTGCCATGACCAGTCAGGAAAAACAATTGATAATTGTTTTTCTGAAAACACTCTCCGATAAGAATTTTATCACGAATCCAAAATTTGCAGAATAA
- a CDS encoding transporter: MKKIFLMIVLVFLDRFQAKTINDSLYISSHFNPIVFDDCDACGCAAGNGSSGFESLLNPQFVGIKYFAQHYKAKENLFVKDLTQDEYFNTIQIWGKIPLTKKLSVYASLPFHFHEKKTLQGDINISGIGDLNLMGIYQFLNSKGNIHQLSGGIGLKLPLGKFDEKGISGVNPSFQLGTGSWDYQMAVNYKFQKNKIAVLLNTDYTIKTENKKHYHFGNQWNYAATGFYRLSENDTTIFSGKAGFQGEVYDRNRQFDEVLPNTAGSALYGKIGFEVSYKRFSLGSEVMLPVYSRLAGGDIEAKSRFSIFLNFGI; this comes from the coding sequence ATGAAGAAGATATTTTTAATGATAGTTCTGGTATTTTTGGATAGATTTCAGGCTAAAACAATTAACGACAGTCTTTATATATCCAGTCATTTTAATCCGATTGTTTTTGATGACTGTGATGCATGCGGATGTGCTGCAGGAAACGGATCTTCCGGTTTTGAATCCTTACTGAATCCTCAGTTCGTCGGGATTAAATATTTTGCCCAGCATTATAAAGCAAAGGAAAATTTGTTTGTTAAAGACTTAACGCAGGATGAATATTTTAATACGATTCAGATCTGGGGTAAAATTCCTTTGACGAAAAAACTAAGTGTATATGCAAGTTTGCCGTTTCATTTCCATGAAAAGAAAACTTTGCAGGGAGATATCAATATCAGCGGAATCGGAGATCTGAATCTGATGGGAATTTATCAGTTTCTGAATTCAAAAGGGAATATCCATCAGCTGAGTGGAGGTATTGGACTGAAACTTCCGTTAGGAAAATTTGATGAAAAGGGAATTTCGGGTGTTAATCCAAGCTTTCAGTTAGGGACAGGAAGCTGGGATTATCAGATGGCTGTCAATTATAAGTTTCAGAAAAATAAGATTGCTGTTCTGCTGAATACGGATTATACTATTAAAACTGAAAATAAGAAACATTACCATTTTGGAAACCAGTGGAATTATGCAGCAACAGGCTTTTATCGACTTTCAGAAAATGATACCACCATTTTTTCGGGAAAGGCAGGTTTTCAGGGAGAAGTTTATGACAGAAACAGACAGTTTGATGAAGTTTTACCTAATACAGCTGGAAGTGCTTTGTATGGTAAAATTGGTTTTGAAGTTTCTTATAAAAGATTCAGTCTGGGAAGTGAGGTCATGCTTCCTGTATATTCCCGTTTAGCAGGAGGTGATATTGAAGCGAAATCCCGTTTCAGTATTTTCCTGAATTTCGGGATTTAG